CCCCCTCAACAAAGCAGGCATGGTGGAGTCCGACGGCAAGCCAGACGTCGCGGCCGGTTACCCTTCGGCCACATGCGATGGCTGGCTGGCGATGCAGGCCACTGGGCTGTTTGCGTCGGCTGAACTTCGCCAGGCGTTCGAGCAGTATCTGGCGATGCCACTTCCCTCGGTGGCGGAAGATCTTCCGGAAAGAGCATCGCGAGCCAGGCAGCAATTGGCTGGGCTGTGGTTCTACCACGCGGCAAGAGCAAGCGAAGTTGCGAAAAGAATATCGTTACCCAAGCTTTCGCAGAAGCGGGAACAACTTCGAGAGCGGCTTCTATCGCAGCAGCAGGATAATGGTTCCTGGCAGAATGCGATCGCCACGATGCGAGAAGACGATCCGTTGGTGGCGACGTCTATGGCAGTGATCGCACTTCAAGAGATGATGCCGCCGGAGAAGGTAAGCCCTTAGGTGGTTGGGTCGTGGCGGCGTCGAGCAAGAGAGGCCTGGCGAAAGCCATCTTCGACTAGCAGTGTCAGCATACCGATCGCGACACATACGGGTACGACGAAGGCCCAACTGATGCCGGTACCCCAGGTCAATGCGACCCCGGACAGTGCTACACATGCGACACGTACCGCTACCCACCAGGCAACGGCCAGAAACGATACGCTGGTAACGAACTTCGAAATTAAGCGTTTCATCACAGGCAGTCTCACAGAGAGAACTTCAACCAACTGCCCCAGCTCAAATATAGTCTGCAATCGCCCTGGAAGTTGAAGTTCCGATTATTCCGTCACCGGCGACTCGCCAGCGATGCTTCCCATCGCTCCCCACACTCCATAAGGGCTTACGCCTGGCATATCCGTCACAATCGGCCCCTGCGAGAGGTTGCCGGTATCGATGTCGTCGTTCACTGCATTGCTCGATCCATCGGCCATCAAGAGGTAGCTTATCCCTCCATGAACACTGCCGACGGTATAGAGCCCATCGACGGCCGCGTTCCCTTCGACGGCACAGCTTACTTTGTTGGGTGCCAGGATCGTATTGACCATCGCTGGTCCCGCCGCACCATCAGCCCAGCGATAGCCACGCGTCTGAGGATGATCCGACCAGGGCCGATCTTGCGGCAACTGATCGCAGAGGATCGGACTGGCGAGAAACTCGACCGGATGATCGACGGTGATCTTGCCGACCTGTGCCTCCGCCAACATCACCGTCGCGGCGGTTCCATCGCGGAAGTCTGTGAACCGGGTCGTTCTTCCGGGAGCGAACGCCCCGCGTGGTGGCTGACCTTGGCCATAGATATCGGTCGTATCGCCAACGGAAAACATGTAGTTGACTACCAGGCGGTCCTCATCATCGGATCGTCTCAAGCCAATCTCGGAAGGACACTGCAGCAGGTCGAGTTGCGTTTGCCAGGGCGGGTAGTCTTCGTTCCAAGGCTCTGGTCCCCAAGCTGGATACTCGGAACCGCCGATCTCCATCGGCTGGGCAATTTGCTGATAGATGGCCTCTTGCTCGACAAACGGCAGCAGCGCCACCATTCCGCTGATTCGCCGCTGGTTGTCTTCAGTTCCGAAGCAGCAATCGGGCAGATGCCCATGCGTCATGTGATAGTTGTGCAGGGCGAGTCCAAGTTCCTTCAGATTGTTTTGGCACTGCATCCGGCGCGCCCCTTCCCGCGACTGGCGGACCGCAGGCAGCATCAGAGCAATCAAGACAGCAATGATCGCCACGACCACCAGCAACTCTACCCAAGTGAAACCGGAGGGAGCGTGACTTCGCCGTTGATCTCGATTAGTAGTTTCTAGCATCTAATTCCTCTTCTCCGGCAACGGTGCCCAGGGCTCCCCAGACACCATATGGATTGCGATTTCGACTCGCGCCGTCCGACTTCTGTTTGGCATTGATGTTCTCTGCAATGAAACGGGACGAACCATCCGCGAATAAAACCTGCGATCCTCCGACATGGTAACTGCCGGCCGAATAGATCCCGTCGACTCCGTCGCTACCGCCGACGGCGCAGCTAGGTGCATTAGGGGGCAAGAGGGTGTTGAACATCGGCATGCCAGCAATGCCGTCTTCCCACAGCCAGCCCCGTCCCTGGGGATGCAACGCGACCTTCGGTAAATAGTACGGTGTCTTGGAATCGCGTGTTTGCCAACAGAGTCTTGGATCGTTCAACATGGCCCTGGGTTGATCGATCGCGATCTGCCCTTGGAGGGCCAGTCCGCGAGGAATGGCGATTTCTCCCATCAAGATCGTATAGGACGTGCCATCTGTAAACTCTGTAAACTTTCGAGCGAGACTGCCACCAAAGGCTCCTGTTGCCTGGGAAGGCTCTGGCAGAATCTGAACCGAGTCACCGATACAAAACGCATAGTTCGTGGGATTACCTCCATGCACAAATCGACTTGCGGTGGGGCAAAGCAGTTGCTCGACCTTTAAGTTGTGCCAAGGCAACTGGGTTCGATCCTCCTGCTGTTGCATTTCCATGTTCTGCTCATAAAGATTCGATTGCTCCAGGTAAGGCAACAAGAGAACCAGCCCACTCATCCGTTCGAAGTTCCCTTCTTCGAGCGTGCGGTCGATCGAGTGCCCCATGATCGCCGGCGGAAATGTTCTGTACATGTCGTGATAGTTGTGCAGCGCGAGCCCTAGCTGCTTCAGGTGAAAAGCGCATGTCATTCTATAGCTGGCTTCTCGAGGATGACCTAACCCTGGCATAAGCAGGGCAAAGAGCAGCAGCAAAATAACGATCACCGCCAAGACTTCGACCCACGAGTAGCCCGATCGGGAACAGCCAGGGAAGCATGTTTTTGGTGCATTAAAAATCATCGTCGATCTCTTCGTGCCCATTCGCCGTACCAAGGGAGCCCCACACGCCAAAGGGACTCGCCCGTTGCTCAACCTCTGGGGCAGCCTTGTCCATCTCGAGCGGTGCTGCCCCAAGGTCTCCGCAATCGATCCGTTCCCAAATCATTTGGACTGAAGCATCCCCCAGCAGCACCTGACATCCTCCAGGGTGATGACTTCCCGCCGAGTAAATGCCGTCGACTGCTTCTATTCCACCGACGGCGCAACTGGGACTGTTCGGAGGCAAGATCGTATTCACCAGCCCAGGTCCCGCCGCACCATCGGCCCAGTTGTATCCGCGGCCATAGGTATGTAGCGAGACGTCGTTGCGATAATAGCGATTGCTCGCATCGACCAGTTGCTGACAGATGCCGACGTCGTCCAAGACATTGCGAGGGAGATTCACCGCGATCTGACCGATTGTGCGACGACCGTCGGGCGGCCTGATCTCCGACATGAAAATCGTTTGCGAGAGACCATCGCCGATCTCATCAAGACGCGTGCTAAGACCTGGCGCAAAGGCACCCCGGGCTTGTGGCAGGTAGTGGATATCGCTGGCGACATCGCCAATGCAAAACGCGTAACTTGTCCAGCGATAGTCACGATCGACTACGGTATCGGCTGCTGTCGGACAACGAAATAACTGCACCTCGGCCTGCCAAGGTGGATAATTCAAGTCCCACGGTGCGGGACCTCCGGGAGGCTCGCCTTGCATGATTTGATCGAAGAGCCTGGTCTCTTCCAGATAGGGTAGCAAGGCAACGAGACCGTTCAGGCGATTCTCGTTGCCGCCGGCTCCCGTCCCTCCGACCGCCTGTGGCAGCACACCGTGGGCATCGTGATAGATGTGCATCGCCAGACCCAATTGCTTGAGATGCATTTGACACGCCATGCGTCTTGCGGCCGCCCGACCTCCGGTTCTACCGAAGGGAAGCAAGCAGAAGGAGAGGGCCATGATGATAAACATCACGGCGAACAACTCTTTGATCGTGAATCCGTGCGAATCGTTTCTCATGGCGATCCCTCGGCGGCTGTCGGTTCCGATACCAGACGTGAGGCCTTGCGATACCTTCGTATTTCAAAGAGCGCTAACGGAACAATCCAGCTCAGCCAGGCATTGATTTGATAGCCGACAATCGTTTCGGTGTCGGTCACAATCGTCAGCCCTGCCACAATTCGGAAGAGCAACGGAGCGATCAACAAAATAAAGCAGTACGTCGCCCAGCGCTGATGCGATAGAAAGTCTCTTCGCATCGCGTAGCGGGCAGCGACGACGATGGTGATGCCAGTGGCAACCGCTTGGGTCGCGAACCCCCAACCGGCAAGTGGTCCGGAGAAGGACCAGATCGACATGACGATGCCACTGGGAACGACCAGCCCCAAGACCAATCCCAATTGCACTTTGCCCAGCCTGCGATGGAGCGTCGCGTGCGTTCGCCACTTGCCGCTCAGCATCAGATAGGTGGCGATCAACAGGGCGATCGGCGAGGCGATGATGTGGGTATAGAAGGCCGGCGGATAGGCTCCCTGAAAGGTTGCTTCTCGCCCTAGCAGAAACACCGCCTCGAAGTTCGGCGGGAAATAGTTTCGATACTCGGTGACCATCGAAACCAACACCTTCGCCATCAAAACCGCCACGGCGATCATCGCGACGGTTTTCAGTTTGGCAAATCGGCTTTGATGTGTGTGCGACTTCACAACCAGGCGGCCGAGTACCGCATCCCTGAGTATCTTCTGGATTAGATCGAAGACGAGCAGGGGTATGGCCGGCGACCTTGGCGGCTTCACACCCCACTACAGAGCGTACCCCAGGTCGCCGAAGAAGTCGACTACATTGCGGTTCAACTAGTCGATTGGTGCCCCATAGATCTGCTTGCACAGCTCTTTGGTCAGCAGGTTGGCGGCACCTTCGCCACTGGGCGTGTTCTGCAGATTGGTCAGCACGATCAAGGTCATTCCGGTCTGAGGATCGAATCCCATGAACGACTGATACCCTGGCAGCGAACCATCGTGCCCCAGCAGCGGACCGAACTTGGCGATCCCCAGGCCATAGGCCGTTGCTTCTGGCTGCATCGGATTGTTCGGCTTGAAGCTGTCGAGGCGAATGTTGTGCCAGGCTTCGTCCAGCAGGCCGCCAGCAACCATCGCTTCGACATAGGTGGCCAGGTCTTCCGCCGTCGAAACAGCGCCACCAGCCGCCCAGGCCCACGATGGGTTTCCGTTGGTCACATCAGTCGGCAGCAGCTTGCCTTCGACTGCCAGCTTCTGCTGATCTTTCGGCAAGGCGAGATCGTCCAGCGTCGACTCGTTGGTCCCGAAAAGATAGCCGTGAGCATACGGCGACGGCATCTTCCAATCGGTTGCCGTTGGCATCGAAGTATGCTTCATGGCAAGCGGCGTGAAGATTCGCTGCTGGAAAGCTTCTTCCAGCGACATACCGGTCAGGCGTTCGATGATCACCCCGAGCATGATGTAGTTGGTGTTCGAGTAGTTGAACTCGGCCCCTGGCTTGAAGAGGGGCTTCTGCTCGATGCCAAGCTGAATCAGCTCTGCCGTCGTGAAGCCTTTTTGCGGCTGTTGATCAAGCTGGCGATTCACCGACTTCAGGTCGCTGTAGGTCGGGATTCCACTTCGCATCGCGAGCAAATCAGCGATGGTAATCTGATCGCCTTGCGGGACATTGTCGAAGAATTTCGAGACCGTGTCGGTCAGCTTCAACTTGCCTTCTTGAATCAGTTGCAGCACCACCGTGCCAGTCATCGTTTTGGTGTTCGATCCGATGCGAAACGCCATGTCGGTCGTCACTGGCTGACCGGTCTTCAGATCGGCGACGCCAAATGCCTGAAGCCATTGGTCATTCCCTTTGCGAAGCAGCACGACCGCTCCAGGGATCGCGTTATCTTGCATCAGCTTTTCGACGGTCGACGCCATCTTCTCGCGATCGCCAATCCCCTCGGCGGAACTAATTTCCGAGAAGGTCATGGCGAACAGCAATACCAGGGCCACAATAGTAAGGGGTTTGCAAATTTTCACTTGGCTTCTTCCTAAAGCAGGGTTGTTGTGTGGTTGTTTCCGAAATATAGGTCACACAGTCCACCTGCCAATGCTACCGCTCATATCGCGCAAGGGTCCTGATCGAATCGAATCTCCGGAAAATTGGCATTGCGATGGCGACAAATTCCGATTGCCGATAGTCTACGCCAATAGACATGTTCCCCCCCATTTCAGGAGACTTCCGATGCCTTCCATCGTTTCTCGATATGTCGCATTGCTGGCGATTCTGCTCGGTGCCCCAAATTTGGTCTTCGCTGGGGAAGAGCAATCGTCTGCTCCGATGAAAGTCGCGTTCGAGCTGGGCCATTCAGGGAAAAAGAACCAAGAGCTGCTCAAGCGGATTCGTAGCGAGGAAACCAAGATTCAGTTCATCGATACGCCACTGGAAGAAGTCGTGCACTACCTGAAGCAACTTCATCACACGGAAGTTCAGATCGACCAACATGCGTTGGCGCAAGCCGAACTGAAAATCGACCTGCCGATCACATTGAATGTGGAAGGGGTTGACCTGGAAGATGGCCTGAATGTTCTGTGTGCCCGAAATAAGCTGGGCTGGTACATCGAGAACGAGATGATCTTTATCACGTCGGCCCAAGCCGAAGCATCCCACATGACCGTTCGGGTCTATGCGAACCCAGATGGAATCCTGGACGAAGAAGAATTGACGCTGGCGATCACCGGCACCATTCAACCCGATAGCTGGTCGGACTCGCGGCAGGGAGGTAGCATCCGTGCTGTTCCCTCTGGCAACTTCATCCTGGTGCGCCAAAACCGCTTAGCTCACGAGCAGATCGAATCGCTGATCCGACTGCTAAGTGGGATCGAAGACTAGAGCGTCCCACTTGGAATGCCATGCCCGCGATCGGCCGGGCGTGGCATGATTTTTTCCAATGTCTGCCTCAGGCCTAGTGCCCGATCATCTGCTTGTCGGCATCGGGCTTGTCGTGGATGGCGAAGCGATTGACCATGTGGGCGGAAGCTTCGTTCAGCCCGATCAACTCGACTTCGACTTCCTGCTGGCGATACTTCACGATCACGCGGTCGAGCGCACCAATCGCGGTGATATCCCAAAAGTGAGCATCGGTCACATCGATGTTCACTTTCTTCAGCTTCTCTTGATAGTCGAACGACTGGATGAATCGATCCGCCGAAGCAAAGAATACCTGGCCAGTCACGCTGTAGGTCTTGCCATCCGCTTCTTCATGCGGCACACCTTCGACCACCAGAATCTGGCCGACCTTGTGGGCAAAGAAGAAGCCGGAAAGCAGCACACCGACCAGCACCCCTTGGGCCAGATCGTGCGTCAGGACCACCACCAGCACCGTGCTGACCATCACCGCGCTAGAGCTCTTCGGATGCAGCACCAGGTTTTTGAGCGACTCCCATTTGAAGGTGCCGATCGAGACCATGATCATCACCGAAACGAGGGCGGCCATTGGGATCATCGAAACGTACTTGCCGAGGAACACGATCAAGATCAGCAGGAAGACGCCAGCACAGAGTGTCGACAATCGTCCGCGACCGCCCGACTTCACGTTGATGACCGACTGGCCGATCATGGCACAGCCCGCCATACCACCGAGGAAACCAGCAACGATGTTCGAGCAGCCTTGGCCGACACACTCTTGGTTCTTATTGCTTTGCGTGTCGGTCATCTCGTCGACGATCGAAGCGGTCATCAGCGATTCCAGCAAACCGACCACGGCCAGAGTGACCGAAACCGGGAAGATGATTTGCAGCGTTTCAAATGTCCAAGGAATCTCCGGGAGCATAAAGACCGGCAAGCTGTCCGGCAGGTGTCCCATGTCGCCGACCGTTCGGATCTGAAAACCGAACGCGACCGAAATGGCCGTCAGCACGCTGATCGCGATCAGAGGAGAGGGAATCGCTTTGGTCAGGTAAGGAAACAGGTAGATAATCGCGAGACCACCTGCCACCATCGGATAGACCACCCACGGCACGTTGATCAGTTCCGGCAACTGCGCCATGAAGATCAAGATGGCCAACGCATTCACGAAGCCGGTGATCACCGACTTCGAGACGAATCGCATCAGCACGCCCAACTGGAAATAGCCGGCAGCGATCTGCAGGATGCCGGTCAGGATCGAAGCGGCCAGCAGGTACTGCAGGCCATGCTCTTTCACCAGCGTGACCATCACCAGGGCCATCGCCCCGGTTGCCGCCGAGATCATGCCAGGTCGACCGCCGACAATGGCTGAGATCGTCGCGATACAAAACGAAGCATATAGCCCGACCTTCGGATCAACACCGGCGATGATCGAAAAGGCAATCGCTTCGGGAATCAGAGCCAGGGCCACGACCAGGCCGGCCAGCAGGTCTTTCGGTACGTTGGCGAACCATTGGTTGCGCAGGGTATCGATTGGTTTCATCGTGGGAAATTTCCAGCAAGGCAGAGGGAGGGACTTCGCCGAAATAGCTCCGGCTCAGGTGCCGCTAAACAGGTAAAAACAAAGTGCAGTACAGCGGATTCAAGAATGCTCGCACAAAGCCTTGTGGGGCAGCCGTTCACCTAAACGGGGCCACGAAGGGGACGAACTTCACGCTGAGAGAAATAAACTACACCGGTCTAACTACCATTACGGGGCACATTTATGGATCTTATGGCAGCGATTGTACTACAAGCCATTTCAGCCCGATAGTTCTAAAATCGGCCAAATGGATTCCAGATCTGCCCCGCCGAGAGCCTGGCCGCCGCGTAACCGCCAGCAGGCACATGAGTTAAATCAGGTTGGCCTAGTGCTGCGAATTGATCGTCGAGGCCTGACCGCAGGCAACCGGTTCGCCTTGGCGAATGTAGCCCCACTCGCCCACCCCATCGGTTTCAAAGCGAACGAACATGTCGTCGAGCCGATGCGAACGGATGCGGAGCGATCGGGTATCTTCCGACAGTTCGACCTGACTTTCGCCCAGGTCGCGACGATCGAGCAAACCGACCACGTTGGGATCTTCCAGCAACTCGGCATCGTCCGGGACAATCGAGAACATGCAGTCCCCTTCGATATCCCCAGGCGGAATGGCACACAGAATGAACCCGATGTGTTGGGCACCATCGAGTGTTTGCAGAACAATGGCTTTCATGGCAGGCTGGTTGAGCTTGAGAAGAGGGCCCCTGAGTCTTTTCCTAGGGACGATTCTAATTCAAACCTTGCCAACCGCGCGCTCGATTTTTCTATAATTGCGCGGACTCCCTTCTCACCCATCCACGGATGCACATGACTTTCGATCAACTTACGATCCGCCCCAAACTGGAACAGCACGTCGACCGCCTGGCAGGCCAGATCGGTCCGAGAATTCTCGCCAAGCCAGAAACCATCGCGGCGACGCTCGAATACATCCAGACGCAGTGGCAAGAGATGGGGCACGACGTTCGCGAAGAACCTTACGAATCGGTCGATGGCCCGGCGATGAACCTGGTGGTCGAAATCCCTGGAAGCGAGCCCTCGAAAGAGGTCGTAGTCTTGGGAGCACACTACGACACGGTCGCGACCACCCCCGGTGCGGACGACAACGCCTCGGCGGTTGCGGTATTGTTGGAAGTGAGTCGTCAGCTGAAAGAACATACGCCGCGCAAGACGTTGCGTTTTGTGGCGTTTGCCTGTGAAGAAGCTCCTTACATGAGCCTCGACTCGATGGGCAGCCAGTACCATGCAAGGGAAGCGAAGAAACGCAACGAGAAGATCGTGATGCTATGCCTGGAGATGGTGGGTTACTTCCGCGACGAACCGAACTCGCAGCAGGTGCCAGTCACGATTCCGAAGTTTCTGCATGGGCTGTTCCCGAAGCGAGGCAACTTCCTGGCGGCGGTTGGCAACCTGAATTCGATGCAACTCTCGTGGGCGTTTCGGCGCGGCTTCAAACGTGGCACCCAGCAGCGACTGTTTTCGATTTGCCTGCCAGAGAAGATCAAAGAGATTCGCCGCAGCGACAACAGTTCGTTCTGGGACCAAGGCTACCCGGCGCTAATGCTGACTGACACCAGCTTCCTGCGCAATCCGAACTATCACCAGCCTACCGATACGCCTGACACGCTCGACTTCGAGGCGATGACGCACGTCGCCCAGGGAGTGGCGAGTGCCATGAAGTATCTGGGGCGTTAGACGGAACCGCTAAGCAATGCGGCGCGAGACATCTTCGACCGTAGCCAACCAAAGCGAAAGCTGATCGCCCTCAGCCCAAAGCTGCTTCAGTTCAGAGTCGTCCGATACCACTCTCTCGAGTGCGACTTGAGCAACCGGAACCAGCGTGTCGGTTGCCAGGTGGGAATGCGATTGAACCCAATTGGCCAACGCATCCATCGAAGCTTCGTGCAGACCTGGGCGACCTCGTAAATGTGCGAGTGCTTCGCATGCGGCCAGCATCTGCGATCCGTCGCTGGCATCGATGGTCTCCCCCTCCGGGACATTGGCAACAACCGACAGCGACTCTTCGATCAACGCCAGATCGTCGCTGCGCAGCAACCGATCCTGCCAATCACAGGCCGCGTCATTATCAAAGATTTCGTGTCCCCAAGCGCCCATCGAAGCTGCGTCTCCATACGAGATTGAAAGTCTTGGGGACCAAAATACGATTTTGCGTCCAACTCCTCAATCCGGGTAAGAAGTTCAACAAAACAGATTCGCCATTCACAAAGACTTTGCAAACAGTTCGGACAGTTTTTGATAGCTATTCTTTGATGGGGGGCGAGGCTATCTACGGAATATTCCAAACAGCCCATTAGTGGTAAACCGTTGAATTTATCGATCACTGACCGGCTGACTCCAGTCGGGACCATCGGCCATCACACTGTCGTTAATCTCCAACATCTTTGATTTCAATTGCGAAACCAGTTGAGGCTTTTCCGCCGCCAGATTGTGCTTCTGTTGCGGATCAACAGAAAGATCGTAGAGCTGGAAGTTCTTGTAAGTCCCTGCTTTTATGCGAGGAATCCAGGCTTCCTGGAACATGTTGTCGCTACTCATTTCGTAGTTCCGTTCGGCGACCAGGCTGTAGTTGCCGTCGCGCATCGCCACGATCGGACGCGACCGTTGCAGATGCCAGAACAAAGGTTGATGCCGAGTGAACTCGCCGTGGCCACGCACCAGTAATGGGGCCAGGTCGCTGCCATCCAAGTGGCGACCCTCTGGCGGGGTAATCGCAAGCAAGCCGCAAATCGTTGGAAAAATATCAACGATTCCTGCCGGAATATTTCCTGAGATTTCTTTTCCTGCCTCGATCTTGCCCGGCCAATAGAAGATCCCTGGGACGCGGATGCCACCTTCCCAGTTCACACCCTTCTTGCCGCGCAGGCCACCGGTTCGATCGTCTCGATAGCTGCCGTTGTCCGAGGCGTAGATGATCAACGTGTTCTCTGGCTTGTCGATCTCGTGCAGTTTCTTCACCAGGCGAGCGATCGCGCGGTCGGTGTTGTCGATCGTGCCGGAGTAGATCGCTCCGTTGTCTTTTAATTCGCCGTAGTCCGAAACGATTTCGTCCGGCGCGGCAATCGGCGCATGCGGTTCATGGAACCAGACATTCAAGAAGAAAGGCTTCTTCGCATCGCGACTGTTTTCCAGCCAATCGATCGCCTCGTCGACGACGATCTGGCACGAGTATCCTTCGAGTTCGCCCAGCGGCTTGCCATTGCGGATGAAGTTGTTCGGGTTGCGATGACTTGGAATGGCGTTCTTCACCGTCGCAAACCAATAGTCGAATCCATGCTGATCGGGCGTCGGCTTATCGAGCTTCGGGGTTGGCATCCCCAGGTGCCACTTGCCGATGTGCGCGGTCGCGTACCCTTCGTTCTTGAGAAGCTCGGCCAAGGTGTTTTCGCGGAGCAGCAAATGCGAACGCTGCGGACCATCTTCGATCCAACTGTAAACGCCGGCACGAATGTGATGGCGTCCGGTGAGCAACGTGGCCCGCGTCGGCGAACAAACCGCACATCCGGCATAAAAGTCATGGAACCGCGTTCCACCAGCTGCCAGGGCATCGATCGCAGGCGTTTTGACCGGGCCGCCGTAGCATCCCACGTCCTGGTATCCCAGATCATCCGCCAGCAGCATCACGATATTGGGGCGGTCGGCTGCCTGGGTCACGCCGGCCAGCAGGGCGATCGCCAGCGCAACGATGGGTGAGACGCATTTCATTTCGTAACCTTTGGACGATTGGGGCTATAGGTAAGGTGAGGTCCTTGCCAGATCCGTACGCTTCGCAGCGATCCACTCGAAGTAGGTAGACTCTAGCCTCCTCGCCAACTATGTTGAAGCGAACGCTGAGGGAAGTCAAAAGGATTTGCCATTCGCTTTGACTTCCGGC
This genomic interval from Bremerella sp. JC817 contains the following:
- a CDS encoding DUF1559 domain-containing protein, yielding MLETTNRDQRRSHAPSGFTWVELLVVVAIIAVLIALMLPAVRQSREGARRMQCQNNLKELGLALHNYHMTHGHLPDCCFGTEDNQRRISGMVALLPFVEQEAIYQQIAQPMEIGGSEYPAWGPEPWNEDYPPWQTQLDLLQCPSEIGLRRSDDEDRLVVNYMFSVGDTTDIYGQGQPPRGAFAPGRTTRFTDFRDGTAATVMLAEAQVGKITVDHPVEFLASPILCDQLPQDRPWSDHPQTRGYRWADGAAGPAMVNTILAPNKVSCAVEGNAAVDGLYTVGSVHGGISYLLMADGSSNAVNDDIDTGNLSQGPIVTDMPGVSPYGVWGAMGSIAGESPVTE
- a CDS encoding DUF1559 domain-containing protein, encoding MGTKRSTMIFNAPKTCFPGCSRSGYSWVEVLAVIVILLLLFALLMPGLGHPREASYRMTCAFHLKQLGLALHNYHDMYRTFPPAIMGHSIDRTLEEGNFERMSGLVLLLPYLEQSNLYEQNMEMQQQEDRTQLPWHNLKVEQLLCPTASRFVHGGNPTNYAFCIGDSVQILPEPSQATGAFGGSLARKFTEFTDGTSYTILMGEIAIPRGLALQGQIAIDQPRAMLNDPRLCWQTRDSKTPYYLPKVALHPQGRGWLWEDGIAGMPMFNTLLPPNAPSCAVGGSDGVDGIYSAGSYHVGGSQVLFADGSSRFIAENINAKQKSDGASRNRNPYGVWGALGTVAGEEELDARNY
- a CDS encoding DUF1559 domain-containing protein, which produces MRNDSHGFTIKELFAVMFIIMALSFCLLPFGRTGGRAAARRMACQMHLKQLGLAMHIYHDAHGVLPQAVGGTGAGGNENRLNGLVALLPYLEETRLFDQIMQGEPPGGPAPWDLNYPPWQAEVQLFRCPTAADTVVDRDYRWTSYAFCIGDVASDIHYLPQARGAFAPGLSTRLDEIGDGLSQTIFMSEIRPPDGRRTIGQIAVNLPRNVLDDVGICQQLVDASNRYYRNDVSLHTYGRGYNWADGAAGPGLVNTILPPNSPSCAVGGIEAVDGIYSAGSHHPGGCQVLLGDASVQMIWERIDCGDLGAAPLEMDKAAPEVEQRASPFGVWGSLGTANGHEEIDDDF
- a CDS encoding DUF2306 domain-containing protein, whose protein sequence is MKSHTHQSRFAKLKTVAMIAVAVLMAKVLVSMVTEYRNYFPPNFEAVFLLGREATFQGAYPPAFYTHIIASPIALLIATYLMLSGKWRTHATLHRRLGKVQLGLVLGLVVPSGIVMSIWSFSGPLAGWGFATQAVATGITIVVAARYAMRRDFLSHQRWATYCFILLIAPLLFRIVAGLTIVTDTETIVGYQINAWLSWIVPLALFEIRRYRKASRLVSEPTAAEGSP
- a CDS encoding serine hydrolase domain-containing protein, with the translated sequence MKICKPLTIVALVLLFAMTFSEISSAEGIGDREKMASTVEKLMQDNAIPGAVVLLRKGNDQWLQAFGVADLKTGQPVTTDMAFRIGSNTKTMTGTVVLQLIQEGKLKLTDTVSKFFDNVPQGDQITIADLLAMRSGIPTYSDLKSVNRQLDQQPQKGFTTAELIQLGIEQKPLFKPGAEFNYSNTNYIMLGVIIERLTGMSLEEAFQQRIFTPLAMKHTSMPTATDWKMPSPYAHGYLFGTNESTLDDLALPKDQQKLAVEGKLLPTDVTNGNPSWAWAAGGAVSTAEDLATYVEAMVAGGLLDEAWHNIRLDSFKPNNPMQPEATAYGLGIAKFGPLLGHDGSLPGYQSFMGFDPQTGMTLIVLTNLQNTPSGEGAANLLTKELCKQIYGAPID
- a CDS encoding SulP family inorganic anion transporter; this translates as MKPIDTLRNQWFANVPKDLLAGLVVALALIPEAIAFSIIAGVDPKVGLYASFCIATISAIVGGRPGMISAATGAMALVMVTLVKEHGLQYLLAASILTGILQIAAGYFQLGVLMRFVSKSVITGFVNALAILIFMAQLPELINVPWVVYPMVAGGLAIIYLFPYLTKAIPSPLIAISVLTAISVAFGFQIRTVGDMGHLPDSLPVFMLPEIPWTFETLQIIFPVSVTLAVVGLLESLMTASIVDEMTDTQSNKNQECVGQGCSNIVAGFLGGMAGCAMIGQSVINVKSGGRGRLSTLCAGVFLLILIVFLGKYVSMIPMAALVSVMIMVSIGTFKWESLKNLVLHPKSSSAVMVSTVLVVVLTHDLAQGVLVGVLLSGFFFAHKVGQILVVEGVPHEEADGKTYSVTGQVFFASADRFIQSFDYQEKLKKVNIDVTDAHFWDITAIGALDRVIVKYRQQEVEVELIGLNEASAHMVNRFAIHDKPDADKQMIGH
- a CDS encoding M20/M25/M40 family metallo-hydrolase — its product is MTFDQLTIRPKLEQHVDRLAGQIGPRILAKPETIAATLEYIQTQWQEMGHDVREEPYESVDGPAMNLVVEIPGSEPSKEVVVLGAHYDTVATTPGADDNASAVAVLLEVSRQLKEHTPRKTLRFVAFACEEAPYMSLDSMGSQYHAREAKKRNEKIVMLCLEMVGYFRDEPNSQQVPVTIPKFLHGLFPKRGNFLAAVGNLNSMQLSWAFRRGFKRGTQQRLFSICLPEKIKEIRRSDNSSFWDQGYPALMLTDTSFLRNPNYHQPTDTPDTLDFEAMTHVAQGVASAMKYLGR
- a CDS encoding DUF4259 domain-containing protein, encoding MGAWGHEIFDNDAACDWQDRLLRSDDLALIEESLSVVANVPEGETIDASDGSQMLAACEALAHLRGRPGLHEASMDALANWVQSHSHLATDTLVPVAQVALERVVSDDSELKQLWAEGDQLSLWLATVEDVSRRIA
- a CDS encoding sulfatase-like hydrolase/transferase — its product is MKCVSPIVALAIALLAGVTQAADRPNIVMLLADDLGYQDVGCYGGPVKTPAIDALAAGGTRFHDFYAGCAVCSPTRATLLTGRHHIRAGVYSWIEDGPQRSHLLLRENTLAELLKNEGYATAHIGKWHLGMPTPKLDKPTPDQHGFDYWFATVKNAIPSHRNPNNFIRNGKPLGELEGYSCQIVVDEAIDWLENSRDAKKPFFLNVWFHEPHAPIAAPDEIVSDYGELKDNGAIYSGTIDNTDRAIARLVKKLHEIDKPENTLIIYASDNGSYRDDRTGGLRGKKGVNWEGGIRVPGIFYWPGKIEAGKEISGNIPAGIVDIFPTICGLLAITPPEGRHLDGSDLAPLLVRGHGEFTRHQPLFWHLQRSRPIVAMRDGNYSLVAERNYEMSSDNMFQEAWIPRIKAGTYKNFQLYDLSVDPQQKHNLAAEKPQLVSQLKSKMLEINDSVMADGPDWSQPVSDR